A stretch of DNA from Halobacillus litoralis:
GATTACTTTGAGCCTTGCAGGTGTGCTCATTTTTTGGCTGGGACTGATGAAAATCGCTGAAGAGGCGGGGCTGCTTGCCGGCCTGGCTAAAATCTTCCGTCCTTTTGTCAAACGCATCTTCCCTGAGATTCCAGAAAATCACCCGGCTCTCGGTTATATCCTGTCCAATATGACGGCCAACATGTTCGGTCTTGGAAATGCGGCCACACCGATGGGATTGAAAGCGATGAAGGAGTTGAAAGAGTTGTCAGGTTCGGATAAAGCGAGCAGATCTATGATTACACTGCTTGCCATCAATACCTCCTCCCTGACACTCATTCCGACCACCGTTATTGCGATTCGGATGAAGTATGATTCACAAGATCCGACTTCCATCGTAGGTGCGACCATTTTGGCAACCATTATTTCTACCATTGCCGCTTTATTGATCGACCGTTATTTTCATTATAAAAGGGAGAGGGCGATGCGCTTATGATCAGCATATGGCTTATCCCATCCATCATCCTGCTTGTGCTGGTCACAGCCACCATCAAGAAGGTGCCGTCTTACGAGGTATTCGTGGAAGGAAGTAAAGAGGGGATTCAAATTGCCATCAGTTTACTTCCTTTTTTATTGGGGATGATGGTGTCGATTGCTGTGTTCCAAGCCTCAGGTGCCATGGGTGCCATCGTGAAACTGTTCGAACCTCTCATGTCTTTGTTTGGAGCCCCGGCTGAAATCCTCCCTTTGGCCTTCATACGACCTATTTCAGGCACGGCCGCCCTCAGTATGACGACGGAGCTGATCCGTACGTTCGGTCCTGACTCATTCATAGGCCAGCTCGCCTCTGTAATGCAGGGAAGTACGGATACGACGCTGTATATTATCACTGTCTATTTTGGTGCGGTAGGTATCAAAAGAATGGGGGATGCTTTGAAAGTTGGACTCCTGGCCGATTTGGTTGGTATAATAGCATCAATTATCATTGTCATCATCCTATTTAGTTAATAGGATGATTTTTTGTTCAAAACTTTATAGAATGTGTATAATGTAGATGAACGGAAGAGCTGCGCTTTGTGAGCGTGGCTCCGTTTCATGAAAAAAAGTGATTTCAAAGAAAGTTGGTGACGGTCGTATGGCAGATATGGAACGACTACAAAAGGTGATCGCCCACGCAGGTGTCGCATCACGAAGAAAAGCAGAAAAGATGATTGTTGACGGCAAGGTTACGGTCAATGGAGAAGTAGTAACAGAATTAGGAACAAAGGTTGGTAAAAACGATGATATAGAAGTAGAAGGAGTACCGATTGATAAAGAAGCGCCTGTCTACTATTTGCTATATAAACCACGCGGGGTCATCTCGAGCGTCAGTGATGATAAGGGACGTAAAGTAGTCACAGACTTTTTACCTGAAGTTCAAGAGCGGATTTTCCCAATCGGCAGACTGGACTATGATACATCTGGATTGATTTTGTTAACGAACGACGGGGAGTTTGCGAATTTACTTATGCATCCGAGTCATGAAGTGGACAAAGTGTACATCGCAAAGACAAAAGGCATCCCTACCAAAGATCAGTTGAAGCAGTTGAAGAAAGGGATGACCGTAGACGGTGAATACTTGAAAGCCGTTCATGCGAAAGTCACTTCCACCGATTCGAAGAAGAATACGGCGATTGTGCAAATCGTTCTTCATGAAGGAAAGAACCGTCAAGTCCGCCGGATGTTTGAGGCCCTTGGATACCCTGTCGACAAATTGAAGCGTGAGCGTTACGGGACACTGGACTTACAAGGAATGAATGCCGGTGATTCTCGTCCTTTGAAACCGTTTGAAGTGAAACAGCTTCGTGCACTTGCCGAAAAAACTGTTGAATAACGTTCAAATTTACAGCCTTCAATCAATGTTATAATGGTTTGGGAGTGAGTCAAAATGAAGGAATCAACCATTAGAAAAAAAAGAAAGCGCCTTATTTTCAGAACAGCCATGCTTGCCGTCATGGTCGGACTTGTCGTGTTCGCTCTCGTCGCTAACGGCAAGGATGAACAGGCGGTGATCGCCAAAGGGGAGAAAGCCCCCGATTTTCAATTGAAAAAGTTCGGTACAGATGAGACGGTTCAATTGAGTGATTTGCGAGGAAAAGGCGTCATGGTCAATTTTTGGGCGACGTATTGTAAGCCATGTAAAGATGAAATGCCTTATATGGAAGAGTTGTATCCCGAGTATAAAGAGAAAGGTGTCGAAATTCTGGCTGTCAATTTGGATTCAACCGAACTTGTGGTGAAGAATTTTGTGAACGAATACAATCTGACCTTTCCAATTCTCCAGGACAAAAATGGAGAAGTGATGGATCTTTATAACATCGGTCCGATTCCTTCTACGCTGTTCATCAATCCTGAAGGTGAAATTGAAGAGCAAGTCATCGGCCCGCTGACGTTGGACAAACTCGAAGGCCACTTGCAAAAGATTGCACCGGGGGAATAGAGTCTACTTGACATTGTGAGGTTTTACTATGAAAGAGATTACCTGTGAATGTGGTCATGTGAATCCTGAAGGCACGGTTCTTTGTGAAGCTTGCGGAAAACCTGTCGAGCAGAACCAGCATATTGATGGGAATGAGGATAAAAAACTCCTCAACATGCGTTACGATGGAAGTGCCCGTCGCTCCCAAACGTATAATCGTACGATCGTTGATAAAATATGGAACTTCTTTTCTTCCGTGAAGGTCGGGGTCACCCTGATCTTTATCACCGTCGTGGCATCTGCGATCGGAACGATCTTCCCTCAATCCGTGTTTATTGGCGGGGCAGATCCTGCCACCCACTACAAGGATCAATACGGGATAGCCGGACAGATTTATTATCAACTCGGATTTCATGACCTTTTCAGCTCGTGGTGGTATATGCTTTTAATCGCCATGATTGGCATATCCATCGTCATTGCATCCATCGATCGTTTCTTCCCGCTTTATAAAACGTTGAAAAGGCAGAAGCCGAAGCGTCATGAACTCTTCATGAAAAAACAGCGGGTGTTCGGGGAGACGACATCGGATTCTATCGATTATGAAACATTCAAGACCAATTTGAAAAAGAGACGCTTCAAGGTTTATGAACAAGATGGGCATATACTGGCAGAGAAGAACCGCTTTGCAAGGTGGGGGCCTTATGTCAATCATATCGGTCTTATAATTTTCCTATTAGGCGCAATACTCCGGTTTATCCCTGCTTTTTATGTCGATGAACATGTATGGGTGAGAGAAGGGGAAACAACATTAATTCATGGTACGGAAGGCGAGTACTATATAAAAAATGAGTCCTTTACTCTAGAAACCTATGATAAAGACAACCCGGAAGATGCAAAATTTAAAGAAGCCATCGAAAATCAGGATGGAGCGATCCCGAAAACATTCCGTACAGACGCGGTTATTTATGAGCGGACGAATCAAGGAGTCGCCGGAGCTGATCCGGAGCTTGATACGATCAAAGAAGGTTCGGCAACGTTAAATAATCCATTGAAGTTTGATGACTTTGCGCTCTACCAGGCGAGTTATCAACTGGACGAGTTCAGTGAAATGTCTTTCAAAATCCATGATCAGGATGATGAAGATACCAACTATGGTGAGTTTACAGTCGATTTGACGGACCCCCAATCTACATATGAGCTGGACGGCGGGTTCCGAATAGAGGTCGTAAATTATTTTCCAGAGTATGAAATGCAGGATGGCCAGCCTGCCTCCGTATCCAAGTATCCGAAGAACCCAGCGTTCGTATTCAATTTGTACCCACCAGGTGAAGAAACGCCTGAAACTAGTTTCCTAGGTATAGGAGCGAATATCGGTGCTGGTGAGGATAACCAATATAAACTTGGACTTACAGGTTTCGATACGCGGGACGTCACAGGCTTGACCGTGAAAAAGGACCATACATTGGGGATTATTTCACTAGGAGGCGCGATCTTCATGATCGGCGTTATTCAGGGGATGTATTGGAACCATCGACGGATCTGGCTGCAGCCAAGATCAGACGGAGCATGGATTGCAGGACATACCAATAAAAACTGGTACGCTTTGAGAATGGAAATTGAAAAATCAATTGAAGGCACTCACATCGAGGCCCCTCAGGATCAGTATGAAATGAAATCATAGAGTCAGGAGGATGAAATTATGGGAGATTGGACAGCCATAAGCGGCAATCTGCTCTATGCTGCTTTTTTCATCTATTTAATAGCGACTTTCTTCTTTGCGGGCACGATCCGTGATAAAAAGAAAGGGAAGAGCCGCATAGCTGGAAACATTGGAATTACGCTTGCGATTATCGGTTTCCTCACTCAAGTCGGTTATTTTATTACAAGATGGATCGCAAGTGGTCACGCCCCCATCAGTAACTTGTTTGAGTACACGACGTTTTTTGGAATGATGCTTGTATTCGCATTCATTGTTCTCTACTTTATTTACAGAGTAGACCTCTTAGGATTATTTGCACTGCCGATTGCCTTATTGTTGATCGCATTCGCAAGTATGTTCCCGACAGAGATCTCACCTCTGGTACCATCTTTACAATCGCACTGGTTATACATCCATGTAACCACAGCTTCTCTGGGTCAAGGGATTTTATCCGTTAGTTTTGTGGCAGGTTTAATATTCCTGATCAGCCAGGTGGACCAGAGCAAACGTTCAAAACATACGGTATGGCTCGAGTTTGTCATCTATATTATTGCCGTAACTCTGGCTTTCATTATTGTTTCAACGTCGTTCAGTGCCATGAATTATGAAGCGACTTTTGATGCACCGATTGAAGGGCAGCAAGCAGAGATTACGTACAACATGCCAGCCATTACAGGACCTTATAATGGAGAATTGATAACTGAAGATGCTATGTCTCCATTGTTCCAGGCTCCAGAATGGATGCGCGGAGAAGATGCAGCTAAGAAATTCAACACCTTCCTGTGGTCCCTTCTTGGTGGAGTAGTCCTATACTGGGGAGCAAGACTGATTTTAAGAAAACGGATCGCTGCAGCTATCCAGCCACTCTTAAACAAGAAGGTAAATCCTGAACTGGTTGATGAAGTGAGCTACCGCGCCGTGGCTATCGGTTTCCCGGTCTTCACATTAGGAGCGCTTATCTTTGCCATGATATGGGCTCAACAAGCCTGGGATAGATTCTGGGGATGGGACCCGAAAGAAGTCTGGGCTCTGATTACTTTCTTCTTCTATGCGGCCTATCTTCATTTGCGCCTATCCAGAGGTTGGCAGGGAATGAAGTCCGCGTGGCTGGCAGTCGGTGGATTTGGAATCATCATGTTCAATTTGATTGCGGTCAATTTAATTATTTCAGGCTTACATTCTTATGCATAAAAACAAAAGGCAGGCGAGAAGTCTTTATACTCCGCCTGCCCTTTGTGTAAAGAATTAAATGTCATGTAACCATAGGAGCAATTATTCTATGATTTGGAGGTTTTTATATGGATCAAGAAGCCAAAGTGTTAGTAGTGGATGATGAAGAACGAATTCGACGTCTGATCCGCATGTACCTTGAAAGGGAAGCTTATATCATTGATGAAGCAGAAGACGGGGAAGAAGCGTTACAAAAAGCGCTTCAAAATGAATACGATGTGATTTTGCTTGACTTGATGCTTCATGGAAAAGACGGAATCGAAGTGTGTAAAGAGCTGCGTGAAAAGAAAGCCACTCCTGTGATCATGCTTACGGCAAAAGGGGAAGAGGCTAATCGTGTGCAAGGTTTTGAAGTTGGGACGGACGACTATATTGTTAAACCATTCAGTCCAAGAGAAGTTGTATTACGAGTGAAGGCTCTTTTACGAAGGAGTTCCTCCACGAAGTTCTTAGAAACGGAAACATCAGCCCGCAATGTGCTTGTTTTTCCTCATATGACGATTGATAATGACGCCCACCGTGTGACGGCTGATGGGAAGGAAGTGGCTCTGACTCCGAAAGAGTACGAACTTCTTCATTATATGGCGCAGTCTCCGGATAAAGTTTTTGACAGAGAACAATTGCTGAAAGAAGTCTGGCAGTATGAATTTTTTGGCGATCTTCGGACGGTGGATACGCATGTCAAACGTCTCCGCGAAAAATTAAGCAAAGTTTCTGCAGAAGCAGCAGGGATGATTGTTACCGTTTGGGGAATCGGCTATAAGTTTGAGGTATCTGGTGACTGATGTTCTGGCGTAGCGTAGTCGGGAAGTTATGGTTTACCATCTTACTATTGGTTTGCTTTGTCTTGTTTATTTTAACTGTTCTTCTCCTCGAGTTCTTTCAAAACTATCATGTTGTCGAAGCGGAGAGGCATTTGCTGCAAACGGCTGACCGAATTACAGATGTCGTGGATCGTTATGAACAAGAGGAAGACCTCTTACTTTCAACGACAGCCCTTGTCAAAGATCCGGCGAGTCGCGCGGTCATTGTCATGGAAAAGGATGAGCAGCTGGTCGCGGAAAGTGATTCCGATTCTCTTCCTGTGCTTGATTATGCGTGGTTTGAAAATGACGAAGAAACAGCAACTGTTTTGAGTGAAGGCGCAGATGTCAAAAAAGTTGCTGATCTAGGAAATGGAGAGACTGGAGTCATGGTTGTCGGCACCCCGCTTGATAACCGGGACGGGGCGGTCTTTGTCTACCAATCACTGGATACGATTGAAGAAACGTCGGAACAGACGACGAAAATCATATTCATGGGTGCTGGAATTGCCATTGTATTAACGACCATTTTCGCCTTTTTCCTCTCCACTCGAATCACAGCTCCTTTAATTAAAATGAGAGAAGGAGCACTCGAACTTGCTAAAGGCGAGTTTAACACGAAGATTCCTATCCGTACTCATGACGAAATCGGTGAATTGGCGATGGCCTTTAATCGGATGGGCCGGGAGTTGAAATTTCATATCAACGCTTTAAATCAGGAAAAAGAACAGCTCTCTGGGATTTTGAGGTCGATGGCAGATGGTGTCATTACGTTCAATCGGGAAGGGGATGTGCTCATTTCCAATCCTCCTGCCCAACAATATCTAGAAGCCTATGAGTTTGAAAAGAACGCTGCGTCTACCTCTGCTGATCAAACGGTGCTCCCAGAACCACTGAAGGAATTGTTTAACGATGTCATCACTGATGAGAATGAGTCCATGATCGAAATGACATTGCAGGGCAGGTCCTGGGTCATCATCATGACACCTTTGTATGACAAAGAAAAAGTACGTGGGGCTGTCGCAGTACTTCGGGATATGACAGAAGAAAGAAGGCTGAACAAGCTTCGTAAAGATTTCATCGCGAATGTATCCCATGAACTCCGAACTCCTATTTCCATGCTGCAGGGATATAGTGAAGCTATTGTAGATGACATTGCCGAGTCAAAAGAAGACAAAAATGAACTCGCGCAAATCATCCATGACGAATCATTGAGGATCGGCCGTCTTGTAAATGAGCTGTTGGATATCGCACGGATGGAAGCGGGACATATTCAGTTGAACGAAGAGTCGGTGGAAATGGAGCCTTTCTTGAACAAGATCATTCGTAAATTCAGTGGAATCGCCAAAGAAAAGGAAGTGGACCTTCACTTGAAGGTAGAAGGAAAGTTCGGGTTCCTCGACTTCGATCCTGACCGTATTGAGCAGGTGTTTACAAACTTGATTGATAATGCGATCCGACATTCCGATCCAGGTAGTGAAGTTCAGGTGATTCTTGAAAAAGAGGGGAATGAATGGATTGCAAGTGTCAAAGACTCCGGGTACGGGATTGCTGAGGAAGATCTTCCGTTTGTATTCGAGCGATTCTATAAAGCAGATAAATCGAGAAAACGCGAAAATAAAAATTATAAAAAAGGAACAGGTCTTGGGCTTGCCATTGCGAAAAACATTGTAGAAGCTCATGAAGGTACCATCAGTGTGCATAGCAAGTTGAAAGAAGGGACGACTTTCACTTTTAAGATCCCTTATTCAGATAAGGAAAAATAATGTTGCTATATTCGGAAAATTGTTGTAATCTTGTTTATGGAAACTTCATATGAAGAGGATTCAGGTGTCTGTAAAGACTTAATAGGGAATCTGGTGCAAAACCAGAGCTGTCCTCGCAACTGTAAGTGTAGACGAAAAGGAAATTCCACTGTGCCATCGGCATGGGAAGGATCCTGATTAGGATGACGCACAAGTCAGTAGACCTGCCTAATCCAATGTTTCAAAGCTTCGGGGATTGAGCATTTGAGACAACCGATCGGTATGACATGAAACGTAGATCTTATCCTTTCGTTTGTCTTAAGCTTACCCTTGTACAAGGGTAAGCTTTTTTTGATAGAAAAGAATTTTACGATGTCTACCATACATGTTACGTGGTTGTCTCTGCTTTTCTCTCCTCCTGGCCGTGAAGTAAAAAGAAAAGGGAGAGATGGTTATGAGAAAATGGAACACTGTTTTAACAGCCATGATTCTGGCTGTTGCTGTACTAGCAGGATGTGGTACACAAGAGGAAAAGGAAACATCGGCGACTCAAGAAGAACAGGTGCAGGAAGTTACGGTACAAGTACAGTTATCTAAAAACAATGGCGAAGAAATGATGGCTGAAGATGAAATTACGGTAGAAGAAGGAACCACCCTCATGGAAGTCATGGAAGATAACTATGAAGTAGAACAGTCTGAAGGGTTCATCAACAGCATTGAAGGGATTGCTGGGAATCAAGAAGAAAAAAAGGCTTGGATGTACACCATTAACGGTGATGAAGCCATGGTTGGAGCAAATGAATACGAAGTAGAGGATGGAGACGAAATCGTTTTTGATTATCAATCTTGGGAATGATGAATGATGAATACCTATAAGCTTACATTGATAGCCATGCTCGCATCCTTAGCCATAGCAGGAAGGATGGCTTTAGCCCATTTTCCGAACATCCAGCCGGTGACCGCCATTATCATTATTGCGGGCTTCTGGCTCGGGCCTAGTGCAGGAATTCTCATTGCTCTGCTCACTACTTTTGTATCCAATGTGTTGTTGGGGATGGGGATTTGGACGATCTGGCAGATTATCGCCTGGTCAATCATAGGAATTATTGCTGGACTGCTAGGGAAATATTGGTCTAAATTGCCGCATTGGGCGCTTTCCATCTATGGCTTTGTCAGTGGACTTTTCTTCGGCGTCATTCTTTCCTTGACCATGAGGGCAGCAGGGCAGCCATTTTGGGCGTATTATTTAGCCGGCCTCCCGATGGATATCAATCATGCGGTTTCTAATACTGTGTTCATATTGGCGCTATCTCCAATACTCGGAACACTTTTCCAACGCTACGAAAAAAGAAACGCCATATCAAAAGTCACTTAGCTACCCAAACCAAGGGTAGCTTTTTTGCTATCTTAATCCTCTCATTTATTAAAGTTAATGTTAGGATTGTAGAAGACTCGAATGTGAGATGTTTCGGGGTTCGTTTGCTGTATTGAGAGTCAGGGGTGATGGGAAGCAACTCGCTTTCCTGTGTGCGGGCTTCCGCGGGTGGGCTTCCGTACTTAGGGATCTCGCCTATCTCCTTTCTCCCACGGGAGTCTCACAGCTTCCCAACCACCCCTTTCAATGGAAGTGATGAACGAACCCCTTCTCTCAGATGGACTCTCTTTTCCACTCTCCCGCTTTAATAAGCATAAAGTGTTCTATATCAGGTTTTTAGAATTCAATTACACATAAGGTAGAAGCTTAACGCTAACACTTCCATAAAGCCGGAAAGCTGCTTATTCTATAAGTGCTTCCGAGAGACATATAAGGTAAAGGGGCGGAGGGAAACGGTGAGACTCCTATGGGACGTGTGGGACAGGTGAGACCCCACAGGACGTAGTCCGAGGAGGCTCACCGCCCGCCCCATCGAAAGCGAACTGTTTCCCGGAGCCCCTAGCCACTCATCAAACATCTCGAAACTTAGTCTTCAAGAATAGGGAGCTAAAGTTGAAGGTCGGGTAGAGGTATTCGGCAGGGGATTTTCTTTCGAAAACGCGGTTCCTTTTTCTTTTTTTGCATATTAAGATAGATAGTGTAACTTTTTTCATACATAAAGCGACTATTAAAGTGAACCAGGAGGTACCACCATTGCGAACGTTCTT
This window harbors:
- a CDS encoding spore maturation protein, with the protein product MISIWLIPSIILLVLVTATIKKVPSYEVFVEGSKEGIQIAISLLPFLLGMMVSIAVFQASGAMGAIVKLFEPLMSLFGAPAEILPLAFIRPISGTAALSMTTELIRTFGPDSFIGQLASVMQGSTDTTLYIITVYFGAVGIKRMGDALKVGLLADLVGIIASIIIVIILFS
- the resB gene encoding cytochrome c biogenesis protein ResB encodes the protein MKEITCECGHVNPEGTVLCEACGKPVEQNQHIDGNEDKKLLNMRYDGSARRSQTYNRTIVDKIWNFFSSVKVGVTLIFITVVASAIGTIFPQSVFIGGADPATHYKDQYGIAGQIYYQLGFHDLFSSWWYMLLIAMIGISIVIASIDRFFPLYKTLKRQKPKRHELFMKKQRVFGETTSDSIDYETFKTNLKKRRFKVYEQDGHILAEKNRFARWGPYVNHIGLIIFLLGAILRFIPAFYVDEHVWVREGETTLIHGTEGEYYIKNESFTLETYDKDNPEDAKFKEAIENQDGAIPKTFRTDAVIYERTNQGVAGADPELDTIKEGSATLNNPLKFDDFALYQASYQLDEFSEMSFKIHDQDDEDTNYGEFTVDLTDPQSTYELDGGFRIEVVNYFPEYEMQDGQPASVSKYPKNPAFVFNLYPPGEETPETSFLGIGANIGAGEDNQYKLGLTGFDTRDVTGLTVKKDHTLGIISLGGAIFMIGVIQGMYWNHRRIWLQPRSDGAWIAGHTNKNWYALRMEIEKSIEGTHIEAPQDQYEMKS
- a CDS encoding ATP-binding protein; protein product: MFWRSVVGKLWFTILLLVCFVLFILTVLLLEFFQNYHVVEAERHLLQTADRITDVVDRYEQEEDLLLSTTALVKDPASRAVIVMEKDEQLVAESDSDSLPVLDYAWFENDEETATVLSEGADVKKVADLGNGETGVMVVGTPLDNRDGAVFVYQSLDTIEETSEQTTKIIFMGAGIAIVLTTIFAFFLSTRITAPLIKMREGALELAKGEFNTKIPIRTHDEIGELAMAFNRMGRELKFHINALNQEKEQLSGILRSMADGVITFNREGDVLISNPPAQQYLEAYEFEKNAASTSADQTVLPEPLKELFNDVITDENESMIEMTLQGRSWVIIMTPLYDKEKVRGAVAVLRDMTEERRLNKLRKDFIANVSHELRTPISMLQGYSEAIVDDIAESKEDKNELAQIIHDESLRIGRLVNELLDIARMEAGHIQLNEESVEMEPFLNKIIRKFSGIAKEKEVDLHLKVEGKFGFLDFDPDRIEQVFTNLIDNAIRHSDPGSEVQVILEKEGNEWIASVKDSGYGIAEEDLPFVFERFYKADKSRKRENKNYKKGTGLGLAIAKNIVEAHEGTISVHSKLKEGTTFTFKIPYSDKEK
- a CDS encoding nucleoside recognition domain-containing protein — protein: MVNLIWAFLAVTGIIYAAFNGTMAEVNKAIFSTLDEAIMITLSLAGVLIFWLGLMKIAEEAGLLAGLAKIFRPFVKRIFPEIPENHPALGYILSNMTANMFGLGNAATPMGLKAMKELKELSGSDKASRSMITLLAINTSSLTLIPTTVIAIRMKYDSQDPTSIVGATILATIISTIAALLIDRYFHYKRERAMRL
- a CDS encoding response regulator transcription factor — its product is MDQEAKVLVVDDEERIRRLIRMYLEREAYIIDEAEDGEEALQKALQNEYDVILLDLMLHGKDGIEVCKELREKKATPVIMLTAKGEEANRVQGFEVGTDDYIVKPFSPREVVLRVKALLRRSSSTKFLETETSARNVLVFPHMTIDNDAHRVTADGKEVALTPKEYELLHYMAQSPDKVFDREQLLKEVWQYEFFGDLRTVDTHVKRLREKLSKVSAEAAGMIVTVWGIGYKFEVSGD
- the resA gene encoding thiol-disulfide oxidoreductase ResA, which gives rise to MKESTIRKKRKRLIFRTAMLAVMVGLVVFALVANGKDEQAVIAKGEKAPDFQLKKFGTDETVQLSDLRGKGVMVNFWATYCKPCKDEMPYMEELYPEYKEKGVEILAVNLDSTELVVKNFVNEYNLTFPILQDKNGEVMDLYNIGPIPSTLFINPEGEIEEQVIGPLTLDKLEGHLQKIAPGE
- a CDS encoding pseudouridine synthase, whose translation is MERLQKVIAHAGVASRRKAEKMIVDGKVTVNGEVVTELGTKVGKNDDIEVEGVPIDKEAPVYYLLYKPRGVISSVSDDKGRKVVTDFLPEVQERIFPIGRLDYDTSGLILLTNDGEFANLLMHPSHEVDKVYIAKTKGIPTKDQLKQLKKGMTVDGEYLKAVHAKVTSTDSKKNTAIVQIVLHEGKNRQVRRMFEALGYPVDKLKRERYGTLDLQGMNAGDSRPLKPFEVKQLRALAEKTVE
- the ccsB gene encoding c-type cytochrome biogenesis protein CcsB; this encodes MGDWTAISGNLLYAAFFIYLIATFFFAGTIRDKKKGKSRIAGNIGITLAIIGFLTQVGYFITRWIASGHAPISNLFEYTTFFGMMLVFAFIVLYFIYRVDLLGLFALPIALLLIAFASMFPTEISPLVPSLQSHWLYIHVTTASLGQGILSVSFVAGLIFLISQVDQSKRSKHTVWLEFVIYIIAVTLAFIIVSTSFSAMNYEATFDAPIEGQQAEITYNMPAITGPYNGELITEDAMSPLFQAPEWMRGEDAAKKFNTFLWSLLGGVVLYWGARLILRKRIAAAIQPLLNKKVNPELVDEVSYRAVAIGFPVFTLGALIFAMIWAQQAWDRFWGWDPKEVWALITFFFYAAYLHLRLSRGWQGMKSAWLAVGGFGIIMFNLIAVNLIISGLHSYA
- a CDS encoding ECF transporter S component, which gives rise to MNTYKLTLIAMLASLAIAGRMALAHFPNIQPVTAIIIIAGFWLGPSAGILIALLTTFVSNVLLGMGIWTIWQIIAWSIIGIIAGLLGKYWSKLPHWALSIYGFVSGLFFGVILSLTMRAAGQPFWAYYLAGLPMDINHAVSNTVFILALSPILGTLFQRYEKRNAISKVT
- a CDS encoding DUF4430 domain-containing protein, translated to MRKWNTVLTAMILAVAVLAGCGTQEEKETSATQEEQVQEVTVQVQLSKNNGEEMMAEDEITVEEGTTLMEVMEDNYEVEQSEGFINSIEGIAGNQEEKKAWMYTINGDEAMVGANEYEVEDGDEIVFDYQSWE